From a single Anaerolineaceae bacterium oral taxon 439 genomic region:
- a CDS encoding glycine--tRNA ligase: protein MSVPSGASLDKITALSKRRGFVYATSDIYGGLASSYDYGPLGAELLRNIRNLWWHDMITTREDMIGLDTQILLHPETWVASGHVNAFNDPLVEDKVTHKRYRADHLIEAWLEKHPIDGEVVVEGMDLDEIGAFIEKYGVKTPDGNDVFPPKAFNIMFQTAIGVVEGEKLPVYLRGETAQGIFTNFANILNSSRVQLPFGVGNIGKSFRNEITTGQFVFRTLEFEQAEIEYFFDPEKTEWEPLFKSWQDAMFRFIHERIGIRAEKLRWRRHSDQERSFYSRETYDLEYEFPFGFKELWGIAYRTSYDLQQHIDHSGKDLSYRDPMDPKRTIVPHVIEPAVGINRIFLMAMCDAYWEDSENNRVVMRFHPLIAPYKAAVFPLVRNKPEIVDKARGVFKLLAAKMGVNWDDRGNIGKRYFYQDEIGTPYCVTIDYQTLEDDTVTVRERDTMTQERVAISDLLPKLLKGIEEI from the coding sequence ATGAGCGTTCCATCCGGAGCATCGCTTGATAAAATTACCGCGTTATCGAAGCGCCGCGGTTTCGTCTACGCTACGTCGGATATCTACGGCGGGTTAGCCAGTTCGTATGATTACGGTCCGTTAGGCGCAGAGCTGCTGCGAAATATCCGCAACCTGTGGTGGCATGACATGATCACGACGCGGGAGGACATGATTGGGCTGGATACGCAAATCCTGCTTCATCCGGAAACCTGGGTCGCGTCGGGTCATGTCAACGCGTTTAACGATCCGCTGGTCGAGGATAAGGTCACGCATAAGCGTTACCGCGCCGATCACCTGATCGAGGCGTGGCTGGAGAAGCATCCGATCGACGGGGAGGTCGTCGTCGAGGGGATGGATTTGGACGAGATCGGCGCGTTTATCGAAAAATACGGGGTTAAGACGCCCGACGGGAACGACGTTTTCCCGCCGAAAGCGTTTAATATCATGTTTCAGACGGCGATCGGCGTCGTCGAGGGAGAGAAGCTTCCGGTTTACCTGCGCGGCGAGACGGCGCAGGGGATTTTCACCAACTTCGCCAATATTTTGAATTCCTCCCGGGTCCAGCTTCCTTTCGGCGTCGGCAATATCGGCAAAAGCTTCCGCAACGAAATTACGACCGGTCAGTTCGTTTTCCGAACGCTCGAATTCGAACAGGCGGAAATCGAATACTTCTTCGATCCGGAGAAAACGGAGTGGGAGCCGCTTTTTAAGAGCTGGCAGGACGCCATGTTCAGGTTTATTCACGAGCGGATCGGGATTCGTGCCGAGAAGCTCCGCTGGCGGCGGCATTCCGACCAGGAACGTTCGTTTTACAGCAGGGAGACGTATGACCTCGAATATGAATTCCCGTTCGGTTTTAAAGAGCTTTGGGGGATCGCCTATCGAACCTCGTACGACCTGCAGCAGCATATCGATCATTCCGGTAAGGATTTATCCTATCGTGATCCGATGGACCCGAAGCGAACGATCGTTCCGCACGTGATCGAACCGGCGGTTGGGATCAACCGGATTTTCCTGATGGCGATGTGCGATGCGTATTGGGAAGACAGCGAAAATAATCGGGTCGTCATGAGGTTCCATCCTTTGATCGCGCCGTACAAAGCCGCCGTTTTCCCGCTCGTCAGGAACAAGCCGGAGATCGTCGACAAGGCGCGCGGCGTTTTCAAGCTTCTGGCGGCGAAGATGGGGGTCAACTGGGACGATCGCGGCAATATTGGCAAGCGCTATTTCTATCAGGACGAAATCGGCACGCCATACTGCGTCACGATCGATTACCAGACGCTCGAGGACGATACGGTAACGGTTCGCGAACGCGATACGATGACGCAGGAGCGCGTGGCGATTTCCGATCTGCTGCCGAAGCTGCTGAAGGGGATCGAGGAAATTTAA